CGGTGATGTGATCCTGGCCTACGATTTCCGAGAAGCGTTGCGGCCGGTACTTGCGGTAGAGCGCCTGGTAATCCACTGATGGCGATAGTAGCGGGGACCGGTGACAGCAGCCGGTCGCCGGTTTATTCGAGTCGCCGGTCACCAATCGCCGACCGGAATTCGATCCGAAGAGATCCTGGCGTACATCGATAACTGACATCCGAAGGTTTTCTTCCCACAAGTTTGTGCCCCTGGCGTCCGATACGCTACGAGACAGGAGTTCAGTGAACCAGACACCAGACGCTCGCGACACGGGCACCGAAATCCAAGATGCTCTGCCGGCCGGAACCCCCGCCGTGTGGGCCCGCGGTCTCGTACGCCGGTTCGGCAAGAACCTGGCTGTCGACGACGTGAGCCTCTCCATCGCCAGCGGGGAGTTCTACGGACTTCTTGGACCGAATGGTGCCGGGAAGACCACGACGATCAAAATGATCGTGGGCCTTCTTCGGCCCACGGCAGGCACCGCGGGGATCAGTGAGTTCGAGACATGGCGTCAACCGATCGAGGTCAAACGCAGAGTCGGCGTCCTCCCCGAGGAATTCAATCTCTACGACCGCCTCACCGGGGCCGAACTCCTGGACTTCACGGCGGCGATTCATCACATTCCCAAGAAAGATGCAGTTTCGCGCCGTCGCGAGCTGCTCCACCTGCTCGACCTCGAAGACACGGCGTCCGCGCTCATCGCCGACTACTCACGAGGGATGCGCAAGAAACTGGCACTCGCTGCAGCAGTCATCCACGCTCCCCCGGTCCTGTTTCTCGACGAGCCGTTCGAGGGCGTCGATCCCGTCAGCGCGCGCCTCATCCGGCGACTGCTCCAGAGCTACACGGCCCAAGGTTCGACGGTCGTGTTCTCATCCCACGTGATGGACCTGGTGGAGCGGCTGTGCACAAGAGTCGGGATCATGCTGCACGGCAAGCTGGTGACCGAAGCAACTCCGGCAGATCTCAAGGCGCGATACGGATCGATGGAAGACGCATTCCTTTCGGCAGTGGGAGCCGAAGATCTCGGTGAAGGACTCGGATGGTTAACCGCCTCGTCTGGCTGAAGTGGCGCCTTCTCGTGAATGGTCTCAAGCGAGACAGGCAACGCGCCGTCGGGTTCCCCCTCGTTGTGCTGCTCATCATCTGGATATCGTTCTGGTTGTCCCAGCAATTCCTAGACGCTGCGCTTTCGCTCTCCAGCGAAGCGCGAGCGGAGTTCACCTATTGGGCTGCCCTCATTACGTGGCTGGCGTGGGCAACACTTCCGGTCCTTCTCTTTCCCCTCGACGAAACGCTCGACCCTGCACGATTCTCCCTCTCCCCGATTCCTCGCGGAAAACGGATAGTCGGTCTCGCAGCCGCCGCCCTCATTACACCGACACTCCTGGTCCCAATCGTTCTCCTCGCAGATGATCTCCGTCTCTTCGCGCACGGACCCGGAGCGCCGATCGCGTGGCTGGGCTCGGCGCTGCTGCTGCTGCTCATGATCGTGAGCGGACGAGCCTTCTCGAGTTTTGTGACAAGGGTCCTTCGCGGCCGGCGTGGCCGAGACATTGCCATGCTGCTCGTCGCGTCGATCGGCGTCGCAGGGTTCGGCCTTCAGCAGATGCTCTCCAGAACCATCGATACCCTTGGCATGGAAGGCGCGGTGCTGTCCTACCCACTCTCGCCGCTCGCGTGGGCTCTGCCCCCTGTAGCTGCCCAGCGTGCGATCGTCGAAGCCGGCTCCGGCAACTGGATCGCGGCAATCACAATGCTGACGGTCGCTACCGGATGGCTGCTGCTGATCGGTGCCGGATGGGATCAACTCATCGAACATCTCACCACGACCTCGGAGGCTGCCACTTCGCCGATGGCGCGTAGGAATGGCCATGGCCTTGCTCACCTCCCCGGTTGGTCCGCACCGCTGCTCATCGCAAGGAAGGAGCTCCGGTTTTATCTTCGAGATCCTCGGCAGCGAATGGTTTGGACAGGGGCCGTCATCTTCCTCGGGGTCATCGCGGCCTCGGTCATGGTCGGTACCGCGACCCTCTCCTTGCTGCGCACCAGTGTTTGGCTCCCGCTCCTCGGGCCACTGGTCGTCATCTTCGTCGGGCTTCCGATTGCGCTGAACCAGTTCGGGTGGGAACGCAACGCCGCCTCATTCCTGTTCGCCCTCCCCATTCGCCCCTTCCAAATGATCGTCGGCAAGAATCTCGCGACGTCCTCCGCAGTCCTCCTCGAGACCCTCACCCTCTCCGTCATCCTCGCTGGAGTCGCAAATGCCTGGGACGTCCTCTGGCTCATCCCGCCGCTCGCCCTCACCGCAGCCGCATGCCAACTCTCGGTCGGCAACATCGTCTCGGTCCTCGCTCCGCTGCGTCTACCGAATGTCGGGACCGACATGTTCGCTCAAGCCTCAGAGCAAGGTTGCCTTTCGGTCGGGGCACAGGTCGTGTCCTTCTTTGTGATCACCGTCCTGATGGTCGGGCCGGTCTCCGCGTTCACGCTCGTGGTGTCCTTCGGCCAGGCGCTTTCCCCGTGGGTGGCGATCGCCGGGTCGCTGCTGTGGGGGGCATTCATTTACGCGATCGGCCTACTCATCTCCAGCAAGGTGCTGGCACGAAGAGTGCCTGAGATCGTGGCCTTGGTCCAGACGATCTGAGGCAGCCAGTCGTCAGTCGTCAGTCGTCAGTCGTCAGTCGTCAGTCGTCAGTCGTCAGTCGTCAGTCGTCAGTCGTCGAAGCGTTCCCGACGGACGACGCTCGTCGAAGCGTTCCCGACGGACGACGCCCCGTCAGCTGCCGGCCACTGGACCACTGGGTCCCGGTTACCCTCCTCGTCATGACCCCCCTGCGGCTTGGCATCGATCTCGACGGCGTCGTTGCCGACTTCAACGCCGGATGGATCGACCAATACAACACCGAGTTCGAGACCGAACTGCCGCTCCATTCCGTGCAGTCCTGGGATGGGCTCCATACCCTGACCCACTTCCGGAACGACCGTGAGTTCTGGGCGTGGGCGCAAGGTCACGGCGGTGGGAGCATCTTTCGACATCTCGACCTGTACCAAGGAGCACTCGAGACACTCGAAGCCCTGACGGCCGCCGGGCATCACATCGTCATCGTTACCTCCAAGCCCGGCTGGGCCATCCATGACACGTTCGCATGGCTGGCCGACAAGCGCATCCCAACCAGGGAAGTTCACATCATCGAGGCCAAATGGCAGGTCCCTTGCGACGTCTATCTCGACGATGCGCCCCACCAGATCCAGCGCCTCGTGACCGAACGGCCCGAGGCAACGGTCTGCCGTTTCGTCCGCCCGTGGAACAAGCCGGTGGACCGCGCCGTGGATGTGCACTCATGGGACGACTTCCTGCTATTGGCTTCGCCCCAGTCCGAATAGAAGCCGCGTCCCTCATGCACTAGCCTCAGGAGTGCGCTGCGCTGCGCGCAACGCAGAACTCGTCCACGAGCAAGGAAGGGCGGAATGAAAAGCTGGAGATTCCTGCTGCTCGTTGCTGTATTCGCAATGATCGCTGCCGCATGCGGCGGTGGAGCAACAACAACGACCGCAGCACCGGCCACGACGGCCGCACC
The window above is part of the Gammaproteobacteria bacterium genome. Proteins encoded here:
- a CDS encoding ATP-binding cassette domain-containing protein gives rise to the protein MQDALPAGTPAVWARGLVRRFGKNLAVDDVSLSIASGEFYGLLGPNGAGKTTTIKMIVGLLRPTAGTAGISEFETWRQPIEVKRRVGVLPEEFNLYDRLTGAELLDFTAAIHHIPKKDAVSRRRELLHLLDLEDTASALIADYSRGMRKKLALAAAVIHAPPVLFLDEPFEGVDPVSARLIRRLLQSYTAQGSTVVFSSHVMDLVERLCTRVGIMLHGKLVTEATPADLKARYGSMEDAFLSAVGAEDLGEGLGWLTASSG